The following are from one region of the Halomonas qaidamensis genome:
- a CDS encoding class I SAM-dependent methyltransferase, with product MSQVVNPSSLALPTGLALSYVNGQLALSGDDRQYGNPLSVDFAAGKAAHRRQFGGGRGQLVAKACGLAKGITPCVVDATAGLGRDSFVLASLGAQVLLIERVAAIAALLQDGLARAAKTDATAEIASRMTLRHGDAAEQLAAIVASAAFAPDVIHLDPMFPHREKSALVKKEMRLFRELAGDDADAPRLLEAALDVATHRVVVKRPRKAPPIAGPAPQHTLEGKTSRYDLYVHRSLIRR from the coding sequence ATGAGTCAGGTGGTGAATCCCTCCTCGCTTGCGTTGCCGACGGGGTTAGCGCTTAGCTATGTGAATGGCCAGTTGGCCCTGTCAGGGGATGATCGCCAATACGGAAATCCCCTAAGCGTCGATTTCGCCGCTGGTAAAGCGGCTCATCGGCGTCAGTTTGGTGGCGGGCGCGGGCAGCTAGTGGCAAAAGCCTGTGGGCTGGCTAAAGGTATTACCCCTTGTGTTGTGGATGCCACTGCGGGGTTAGGGCGTGATAGCTTTGTGTTAGCCAGCTTGGGCGCTCAGGTGTTATTGATTGAGCGCGTCGCAGCGATTGCCGCGTTGCTTCAAGATGGCCTCGCCCGTGCCGCAAAAACAGACGCGACAGCAGAGATTGCATCGCGTATGACGCTTCGCCATGGCGATGCAGCCGAGCAGCTTGCTGCTATTGTAGCAAGCGCAGCTTTTGCTCCTGACGTTATTCATCTTGATCCGATGTTTCCACACCGTGAAAAATCGGCATTAGTCAAAAAAGAGATGCGTTTGTTTCGAGAGCTGGCGGGGGATGATGCTGATGCTCCGCGCTTATTAGAAGCCGCGCTGGATGTAGCGACACATCGCGTGGTGGTTAAACGACCTCGTAAAGCGCCTCCGATTGCTGGGCCTGCACCACAGCATACGCTAGAAGGTAAAACGAGCCGTTACGATTTGTACGTACATCGTTCGTTGATTCGCCGCTAA
- a CDS encoding YecA/YgfB family protein → MAERNNVPAATSPTTTPPQPLLDDEQLDRLDDFLDSEQVGEDALDLISAHGFLVALAVAPSELPSQQWLNELFQGEPSYRDDAERDEITQLLTLLRDNAVAVLEQGGLPELPFELTLDGIPAEETPIGDWCAGFMEGVFSDESAWFEEDEEAAATLLLPFMSLSGLFDDEPEMAEMAQDQASQETFAAQLPELVLDLYLHYRVPPETPKPKPRKKTPAKNKKRK, encoded by the coding sequence ATGGCAGAGCGCAATAATGTGCCCGCAGCAACGTCGCCCACTACTACCCCGCCTCAGCCGCTGCTTGACGATGAGCAGCTTGATAGATTGGACGACTTTCTCGATTCAGAGCAAGTGGGCGAAGATGCATTGGATCTTATCTCTGCCCATGGCTTTTTAGTGGCACTGGCAGTCGCCCCTAGCGAATTACCCTCCCAGCAATGGCTAAATGAGCTATTTCAGGGAGAGCCCAGCTACCGTGACGATGCCGAACGAGACGAGATTACCCAATTACTAACACTGCTGCGTGATAACGCAGTTGCAGTGCTTGAACAAGGTGGCCTACCAGAACTACCCTTCGAGCTAACGCTAGACGGCATTCCCGCAGAGGAAACACCGATCGGAGACTGGTGTGCGGGCTTTATGGAAGGTGTCTTTAGTGATGAAAGCGCTTGGTTTGAGGAAGACGAAGAGGCCGCAGCCACTCTGCTGCTGCCCTTTATGTCGCTCTCAGGGTTATTCGATGATGAGCCCGAAATGGCAGAAATGGCCCAAGATCAAGCCAGCCAGGAAACCTTTGCCGCTCAACTGCCAGAATTAGTACTGGACCTTTATCTACACTACCGCGTGCCTCCTGAAACACCAAAACCCAAGCCACGCAAGAAAACGCCAGCCAAAAATAAAAAGCGTAAATGA
- the adk gene encoding adenylate kinase, protein MRLILLGAPGAGKGTQAQFICEQFKIPQISTGDMLRTAIKDGTELGLKVKEIMNSGGLVSDDVIIDLVKERISQPDCENGFLFDGFPRTIPQADAMKEAGVKLDHVLEIAVPDEEIVSRLAGRRVHPASGRVYHVDHNPPKEMGKDDVTGEALIQREDDQESTVRNRLSVYHDQTAPLVDYYQQWAKEDPEAAPQYHRVEGVGSVADITRQVKEALC, encoded by the coding sequence ATGCGTTTAATCCTGTTGGGTGCCCCCGGCGCGGGGAAGGGAACTCAGGCTCAGTTTATCTGTGAGCAATTTAAGATCCCGCAAATTTCCACCGGGGATATGCTGCGCACAGCCATTAAGGATGGCACTGAACTAGGGCTCAAAGTAAAAGAGATAATGAACAGCGGCGGTTTGGTGTCTGACGATGTCATTATCGATCTTGTTAAAGAGCGCATCAGCCAGCCTGACTGTGAAAACGGTTTCTTGTTCGATGGTTTCCCGCGCACTATTCCGCAGGCTGATGCGATGAAAGAAGCTGGCGTTAAGCTGGATCACGTGCTGGAAATTGCCGTACCAGACGAAGAAATTGTTAGTCGTCTGGCAGGTCGCCGTGTACATCCAGCGTCTGGGCGTGTTTATCATGTCGACCACAATCCACCCAAAGAGATGGGTAAGGATGATGTCACAGGTGAAGCACTGATTCAGCGTGAAGACGATCAAGAGTCCACCGTGCGTAACCGCTTATCGGTTTATCACGACCAAACCGCTCCTCTGGTTGACTATTACCAGCAATGGGCGAAAGAAGACCCTGAGGCTGCGCCGCAGTATCATCGCGTAGAAGGTGTGGGCAGTGTGGCTGACATTACTCGGCAAGTAAAAGAAGCGCTTTGCTAA
- the aceF gene encoding pyruvate dehydrogenase complex dihydrolipoyllysine-residue acetyltransferase has product MSSEIIKVPDIGGDTDVEIIEIAVSEGDVIEAEDTLITLESDKASMDVPAPKGGKVLKVLVKEGDTVSEGDDIVELEVEGGGDAKPEAAADSSSDEAPAPKQEDAPAPAAKKAGGGKQTVDIKVPDLGGSDNVEIIEVAVSAGDDVNAEDTLITLESDKASMDVPSPHGGKIVALTVKEGDTVSEGDVIGQMEIADEGGDASAEEDAPQAASQASSASEEESAVEEDSGSGEPERKEIRVPDLSGSSDVPIIEIGVAAGDEVNEEDPLITLESDKASMDVPSPYKGKLLELTVKEGDTVSEGDVIGYMEVAGAKKAAAKKAAPEKAQSSSANQSSTSQSSTSQSSARPAASPEGTPSPEAQMAAHKPRDGKLVHAGPAVRMLARELGVDLGLVKPSGPKERVLKEDVHAYVKQAIASQGKAQPAAAPAASGGTGIPAIPEVDFSQFGEVEEKPMGRLLKMGATNLHRSWLNVPHVTQFDEADITELESFRKAMKAEAEAQGAKLTPLPFMVKACAFALRKFPQFNVSLKGDGETLVWKNYVHIGIAVDTPDGLMVPVVRNADKKSLIEIAKEMAELGKKAQTKKLKRDEMTGGCFTISSLGSIGGTAFTPIVNAPEVAILGVSKAQMKPVWDGSTFQPRLMMPLSLSYDHRAINGADAARFTAFLADVLTDIRRLLL; this is encoded by the coding sequence TTGAGTAGCGAAATCATCAAAGTTCCCGATATCGGTGGCGACACCGATGTCGAAATCATCGAGATTGCGGTGTCAGAAGGCGACGTCATTGAAGCGGAAGACACCCTAATCACCCTGGAATCTGACAAAGCCAGCATGGACGTCCCGGCCCCGAAAGGCGGCAAGGTGCTCAAAGTGCTGGTCAAAGAAGGCGATACCGTCTCGGAAGGTGACGACATCGTTGAGCTGGAGGTTGAAGGCGGTGGCGATGCCAAGCCGGAAGCAGCGGCTGACAGCTCCTCCGACGAAGCCCCCGCACCGAAGCAGGAAGACGCCCCCGCACCGGCAGCGAAGAAAGCCGGTGGCGGTAAACAAACGGTCGATATTAAAGTGCCGGACCTGGGTGGTTCAGACAACGTTGAAATCATCGAAGTGGCGGTCAGCGCCGGCGATGACGTCAACGCCGAAGACACCCTGATCACCCTCGAGTCGGATAAAGCCTCGATGGATGTACCCAGCCCGCACGGCGGTAAGATCGTTGCGCTCACGGTGAAAGAAGGCGATACCGTCTCGGAAGGCGACGTGATCGGCCAGATGGAAATCGCGGACGAAGGCGGTGATGCATCGGCTGAAGAAGACGCGCCGCAAGCCGCTAGCCAAGCCAGCAGCGCGTCGGAAGAAGAGTCTGCCGTTGAAGAAGATAGCGGTAGCGGTGAGCCTGAGCGCAAAGAGATTCGCGTACCTGATCTGTCAGGTTCTTCTGACGTGCCGATTATCGAAATTGGTGTCGCGGCAGGGGATGAGGTCAACGAAGAAGACCCGCTGATCACCCTGGAGTCTGACAAGGCCTCTATGGACGTGCCTAGCCCTTACAAAGGCAAGCTCTTAGAGCTTACCGTGAAAGAGGGTGACACCGTTTCTGAAGGCGATGTGATTGGCTATATGGAAGTGGCTGGTGCCAAAAAGGCTGCCGCTAAGAAAGCGGCGCCGGAGAAAGCTCAGTCCTCTAGTGCTAATCAGTCAAGCACCAGTCAGTCAAGTACCAGTCAATCAAGTGCTAGGCCAGCAGCTTCACCAGAAGGAACGCCTAGCCCAGAAGCGCAGATGGCTGCCCATAAGCCTCGCGATGGTAAACTGGTGCACGCAGGCCCTGCGGTGCGCATGCTGGCTCGTGAGCTTGGCGTTGACCTTGGTCTTGTTAAGCCTAGTGGCCCGAAAGAGCGCGTGCTGAAAGAAGACGTCCATGCTTACGTGAAACAGGCGATTGCTAGCCAGGGTAAAGCGCAACCGGCTGCTGCTCCTGCAGCGAGTGGTGGTACGGGTATTCCTGCGATCCCAGAAGTCGACTTCAGTCAGTTTGGCGAAGTGGAAGAGAAGCCGATGGGCCGCCTGCTGAAAATGGGCGCGACCAATCTGCACCGCAGCTGGCTCAATGTACCTCACGTGACGCAGTTCGACGAGGCCGACATTACCGAGCTTGAAAGCTTCCGTAAAGCTATGAAAGCCGAGGCCGAAGCCCAAGGTGCCAAGCTGACACCGTTGCCGTTTATGGTCAAAGCCTGTGCCTTTGCACTGCGTAAGTTCCCCCAGTTTAACGTTAGCCTCAAAGGCGACGGCGAAACGCTGGTATGGAAAAACTACGTGCATATTGGGATTGCCGTGGATACGCCTGATGGTCTGATGGTGCCGGTAGTGCGCAATGCCGATAAAAAATCCTTGATTGAGATTGCCAAGGAGATGGCGGAGCTAGGTAAGAAAGCGCAAACCAAGAAGCTTAAGCGTGATGAGATGACCGGTGGCTGCTTCACCATTTCGAGCCTTGGCTCAATTGGTGGAACCGCGTTCACGCCGATCGTTAATGCGCCGGAAGTGGCGATCTTGGGGGTGTCGAAAGCGCAGATGAAACCGGTATGGGATGGCAGTACCTTCCAGCCGCGTCTGATGATGCCGTTGTCGCTCTCCTACGATCACCGCGCAATTAACGGTGCGGATGCCGCCCGCTTTACGGCCTTCCTGGCCGATGTGCTGACGGATATTCGCCGGTTACTACTGTAA
- the tsaB gene encoding tRNA (adenosine(37)-N6)-threonylcarbamoyltransferase complex dimerization subunit type 1 TsaB, which translates to MSSLYLLALDASSSACSAALLRQQGNQRDCLARFEMTPRAHTRRLMPMVDDILAEANISAQQLDAVAFGRGPGSFTGLRIAAGAAQGLAFGLDCPLLGISTLEALALQAHRRYHFRHVVTALDARMGEVYAATWHCLNDTLSLKSDEIVIAPTNFCLPASETDWVGVGSGFTLWDEFTLSTQTAMSQHLTDLEPRAEEMAWLAIRDLEAGLGQAAHEVQPVYLRNDVAWKKST; encoded by the coding sequence ATGTCATCGTTATACCTTCTCGCACTGGATGCATCTTCTAGTGCCTGCTCAGCGGCTTTGTTGCGTCAACAGGGTAATCAGCGTGACTGTTTGGCGCGTTTTGAGATGACACCGCGAGCTCATACTCGGCGTTTGATGCCGATGGTGGATGACATACTTGCTGAAGCCAATATATCGGCCCAGCAGTTAGATGCTGTCGCGTTTGGGCGTGGGCCCGGTTCATTTACTGGCTTGCGTATTGCTGCGGGTGCAGCGCAAGGCTTGGCGTTTGGGTTGGATTGTCCATTGCTGGGTATCTCTACCTTAGAAGCACTCGCTCTGCAGGCCCACCGCCGCTACCATTTTCGCCATGTAGTCACCGCGTTAGATGCCCGAATGGGAGAAGTTTATGCGGCTACTTGGCACTGCCTTAACGACACCCTTAGCTTAAAAAGCGATGAGATTGTCATCGCGCCGACAAATTTTTGCTTACCTGCCAGCGAAACCGACTGGGTAGGTGTGGGGTCAGGTTTTACACTGTGGGATGAGTTTACGTTAAGCACGCAAACGGCGATGTCTCAGCACCTCACTGATCTTGAACCTCGGGCGGAAGAGATGGCATGGTTGGCCATTCGCGATTTAGAAGCGGGTTTGGGCCAAGCGGCCCATGAGGTACAGCCGGTTTATTTGCGCAATGACGTTGCCTGGAAAAAGTCAACATGA
- a CDS encoding phospholipase D-like domain-containing protein, whose amino-acid sequence MQHVWREGNRIALLPEATRFLPAMFEAVNQAQHYVLVELYLMESGKLASQVSDALINAAERGVEVYLLLDGYGSMGLEHHDRKRLEQAGVVLRFFNPIGFHSLARNLSRDHRKIVVVDGEIAFTGGFGAVDEFLEAWYEIALRIEGPVVADWERLFRRLWHSRLTRRAGDRQCRALPKQRTAEHYADGICGRVMSAQGYRYQAIRHSLYAQVNKANQRLWLCTPYFVPTFTLRRRLVRAARRGIDVRLLLPGSKHDHPGVRYAGQRFYQVMLKAGVRIFEFQPTFIHAKCVLADNWVSIGSCNFDHWNLHWNLEANQEIDSSAFACEVQALFERNFAASQEVDATAWAARPWGQRAREWVYGVIDGIVTRLK is encoded by the coding sequence ATGCAGCACGTGTGGCGAGAAGGCAACCGTATTGCCCTGCTGCCAGAAGCGACTCGGTTTTTGCCTGCTATGTTTGAAGCTGTTAACCAGGCGCAGCACTATGTGCTGGTAGAACTCTATTTGATGGAGTCAGGTAAACTAGCGAGCCAAGTAAGTGATGCGCTGATTAACGCTGCCGAGCGCGGCGTGGAGGTGTATTTATTGCTCGACGGCTATGGCTCAATGGGGTTGGAGCATCATGACCGTAAACGCCTAGAGCAAGCAGGTGTCGTGTTAAGGTTCTTCAATCCTATCGGTTTTCACTCGTTAGCTCGCAACTTAAGTCGTGACCACCGCAAAATTGTTGTCGTTGATGGGGAGATTGCTTTTACTGGCGGGTTTGGCGCGGTAGATGAGTTTTTGGAAGCATGGTATGAAATTGCGCTGCGTATTGAAGGCCCGGTAGTGGCCGATTGGGAAAGGCTTTTTCGCCGTTTATGGCATTCCCGGCTAACCCGGCGAGCAGGTGATAGGCAGTGTCGCGCGCTGCCAAAACAGCGGACAGCAGAGCATTATGCTGATGGTATATGCGGCCGGGTGATGTCAGCGCAAGGGTATCGTTATCAAGCAATTCGCCACTCGCTTTATGCCCAGGTAAATAAGGCAAACCAGCGGCTCTGGTTGTGTACGCCTTATTTTGTCCCGACCTTCACGCTACGCCGACGCCTTGTTCGGGCGGCACGCCGTGGCATTGATGTTCGTTTGTTGTTGCCAGGGAGTAAGCATGACCACCCAGGAGTGCGTTATGCAGGGCAGCGCTTTTACCAAGTAATGTTAAAAGCAGGCGTACGAATTTTTGAGTTTCAACCTACGTTTATTCATGCCAAGTGTGTGCTAGCAGATAATTGGGTCAGCATTGGGTCCTGTAACTTCGATCACTGGAACCTGCATTGGAACCTTGAAGCTAACCAAGAAATAGACAGCTCAGCCTTTGCTTGCGAGGTTCAGGCGCTATTTGAGCGTAACTTCGCCGCTAGCCAAGAAGTCGATGCCACTGCCTGGGCCGCACGGCCCTGGGGGCAGCGGGCCCGAGAGTGGGTTTATGGTGTTATAGATGGGATTGTCACCCGCCTTAAATAA